One Roseomonas sp. OT10 DNA window includes the following coding sequences:
- a CDS encoding ABC transporter substrate-binding protein, with the protein MRDLTIGRRLLLGGVGGAALAMPWLARAQGGREAAKVSVGRIPWAAYNSPMTQYMIENKLFERRAAELGVDLTVDWRDYPTALPMVEAIVGNNLDMGMWGNTPIIRAISAKLPISLMVVGEGHLRLVLATRRGSPIRTIQDIKGKTVGALLGGDPYNALTQMMRWELGSANPRDHGIRVVNTPTLAQAAQVPSGMDAAITVYPAFLAAESTGTAGIMNSFGYTEDYYKGPEGEGGGIMLPSVRRSPFFPDGYYLHRSFWLVNNALLDRNPKVALAFLMAQQDAVNALTAMEAGAVSQLVKEFWKLDPTQGAKVVNDDVIARRGWIWPTEADARAVLETSKYLVDSKMIPAPLTWSQVKESFRRTAPIVKEAFDRLGGKPAASEFTRTDVGDLRGRPVWEIDQWAEQS; encoded by the coding sequence ATGAGGGATCTGACGATCGGGCGGCGGCTTCTGCTCGGAGGAGTCGGGGGCGCGGCGCTCGCCATGCCGTGGCTGGCCCGGGCGCAGGGCGGGCGGGAGGCGGCGAAGGTGTCCGTCGGGCGCATTCCCTGGGCCGCCTACAACTCGCCCATGACCCAGTACATGATCGAGAACAAGCTGTTCGAGCGGCGGGCGGCGGAGCTGGGCGTCGACCTGACCGTCGACTGGCGGGACTATCCGACGGCGCTGCCGATGGTGGAGGCCATCGTCGGCAACAACCTCGACATGGGGATGTGGGGCAACACGCCGATCATCCGCGCGATCTCGGCCAAGCTGCCGATCAGCCTGATGGTCGTCGGCGAGGGGCACCTGCGCCTGGTGCTGGCGACGCGCCGGGGTTCGCCGATCCGCACCATCCAGGACATCAAGGGCAAGACGGTCGGCGCGCTGCTGGGCGGCGACCCGTACAACGCCCTGACGCAGATGATGCGCTGGGAACTGGGCAGCGCCAATCCGCGGGACCACGGCATCCGGGTCGTCAACACGCCGACCCTTGCCCAGGCGGCCCAGGTGCCGAGCGGGATGGATGCGGCCATCACCGTCTACCCCGCCTTCCTTGCGGCGGAGAGCACGGGCACCGCCGGGATCATGAACTCCTTCGGCTACACGGAGGACTACTACAAGGGCCCGGAGGGCGAGGGCGGCGGGATCATGCTGCCTTCGGTGCGGCGCTCCCCCTTCTTCCCGGACGGCTACTACCTGCACCGCTCCTTCTGGCTGGTGAACAACGCCCTGCTGGACCGCAATCCCAAGGTGGCCCTCGCCTTCCTGATGGCGCAGCAGGATGCGGTGAACGCGCTCACGGCCATGGAGGCGGGGGCTGTCTCGCAGCTGGTGAAGGAGTTCTGGAAGCTGGACCCGACGCAGGGCGCCAAGGTGGTCAACGACGACGTGATCGCGCGGCGCGGCTGGATCTGGCCGACCGAGGCGGATGCGCGCGCGGTTCTGGAGACATCCAAGTATCTCGTCGACTCCAAGATGATCCCGGCGCCGCTGACCTGGAGCCAGGTCAAGGAATCGTTCCGGCGCACCGCCCCGATCGTGAAGGAGGCGTTCGACCGGCTCGGCGGCAAGCCGGCGGCGAGCGAGTTCACCCGCACGGATGTCGGCGACCTGCGCGGGCGGCCGGTCTGGGAGATCGACCAGTGGGCCGAGCAGAGCTGA
- a CDS encoding NAD(P)-dependent oxidoreductase: MKVGFIGVGVMGGPMASNVLKGGHDLTVFDLDGDAVRRLVEAGATGASSAREVGAASEVVVTMLPEPRHVREALLGPDGAARGMRPGGVVIDMSTIDPVSSRAIADELAALGIEMVDSPVGKTSEHAATGTLTLMVGGKPEVIERVKPVLDCMGNETYLCGGVGAGHAMKTVNNLLATTIMAANTEALAIGVKCGLTLELMMEVMKTTMANNAQLYVAMPKKAFKGDDSPGFMVKLACKDVRQAVELARSQGFEPHVGAACQRTLEEAMEKGFASRDTAALMRIREDQLGIKVRPADPQLMRVA; this comes from the coding sequence ATGAAGGTGGGATTCATCGGGGTCGGCGTGATGGGCGGGCCCATGGCATCGAACGTGCTGAAGGGCGGCCATGACCTGACCGTCTTCGACCTGGACGGCGACGCGGTGCGGCGGCTGGTGGAGGCGGGCGCGACGGGGGCGAGTTCGGCCCGCGAGGTCGGCGCGGCGAGCGAGGTGGTGGTCACGATGCTGCCGGAGCCGCGGCACGTGCGGGAGGCGCTGCTGGGACCGGACGGTGCGGCGCGGGGCATGCGGCCGGGCGGCGTGGTGATCGACATGAGCACGATCGACCCGGTGTCCTCCCGCGCCATCGCCGACGAGCTGGCGGCGCTTGGCATCGAGATGGTGGACAGCCCGGTGGGCAAGACCTCCGAGCATGCCGCCACCGGCACGCTGACTCTGATGGTCGGCGGCAAGCCGGAGGTGATCGAGCGGGTGAAGCCCGTGCTCGACTGCATGGGCAACGAGACCTACCTCTGCGGCGGCGTCGGTGCCGGGCATGCGATGAAGACGGTGAACAACCTGCTCGCCACCACGATCATGGCGGCGAACACGGAGGCGCTGGCGATCGGCGTCAAGTGCGGGCTGACGCTGGAGCTGATGATGGAGGTCATGAAGACCACCATGGCGAACAACGCCCAGCTCTACGTCGCCATGCCCAAGAAGGCCTTCAAGGGCGACGACTCACCGGGCTTCATGGTCAAGCTGGCCTGCAAGGACGTGCGCCAGGCGGTCGAGCTTGCGCGCAGCCAGGGCTTCGAGCCGCATGTCGGCGCCGCCTGCCAGCGCACGCTGGAGGAGGCGATGGAGAAGGGCTTCGCCAGCCGCGACACCGCGGCGCTGATGCGCATCCGCGAGGACCAGCTCGGCATCAAGGTGCGGCCGGCCGATCCGCAGCTGATGCGGGTGGCCTGA
- a CDS encoding UxaA family hydrolase has protein sequence MATFLGFRRADGQVGVRNHLLVLSTGGLTGRTARRVAAALAGAVVVVLPHSAGLVGRDLLLHRRAIAALATHPNVGACVLVGDNPVVMRQALSDIAPSGRPHVGLTLDDCGHDGLALTDRALRAGAGLARLISRDRRTAEPAAALGIGLECGRSDPSSGLVANPLLGLLADWLVDAGGWAVLGETLEWLGAEQLLAARARTADAAAAITGAVLERERIAVAAGLDLLGSNPGPTNIAAGLSTIEEKSLGNVAKSGSRPIEGLLGYGDAPPRRGLWTMDASAYAPKSLTGFVLSGAQVMLFTTGVGNPYASALSPTIKLSANPETCAALGEQLDYDASPAFIGRESLAEAALSLRRRLLDIASGEATWGEITREGDEVLSRFGQAL, from the coding sequence ATGGCGACCTTCCTCGGCTTCCGCCGGGCGGACGGGCAGGTGGGGGTCCGCAACCACCTGCTGGTCCTGTCCACGGGCGGGTTGACGGGCCGGACGGCGCGACGCGTTGCCGCCGCTCTGGCGGGCGCCGTGGTCGTCGTGCTGCCGCACAGCGCCGGGCTGGTCGGGCGGGACCTCCTCCTGCACCGCCGGGCCATCGCGGCGCTCGCGACGCATCCGAACGTGGGCGCCTGCGTGCTGGTGGGCGACAACCCGGTGGTGATGCGCCAGGCGCTGTCCGATATCGCGCCCAGCGGGCGGCCGCATGTGGGCCTCACGCTGGACGATTGCGGCCATGACGGGCTGGCGCTGACCGACCGCGCGCTGCGGGCGGGGGCGGGGCTCGCCCGGCTGATCTCGCGGGACCGGCGCACTGCCGAACCCGCCGCGGCCCTCGGCATCGGGCTGGAGTGCGGGCGCTCCGACCCGAGCTCCGGCCTGGTCGCGAACCCCCTGCTCGGGCTGCTGGCCGACTGGCTGGTGGATGCGGGCGGCTGGGCGGTGCTGGGCGAGACGCTGGAATGGCTGGGTGCGGAGCAGTTGCTGGCGGCCCGCGCCCGTACGGCGGACGCGGCGGCCGCGATCACCGGCGCCGTGCTGGAGCGGGAGCGCATCGCGGTGGCGGCGGGCCTCGACCTGCTCGGCAGCAATCCGGGGCCGACCAACATCGCCGCCGGCCTTTCCACCATCGAGGAGAAGTCCCTGGGCAACGTCGCCAAGAGCGGGTCGCGCCCGATCGAGGGCCTGCTCGGTTATGGCGATGCGCCGCCGCGGCGCGGCCTGTGGACCATGGACGCCTCCGCCTACGCACCGAAGTCGCTGACCGGCTTCGTGCTGTCCGGTGCCCAGGTGATGCTCTTCACCACGGGGGTCGGGAATCCCTACGCGAGCGCGCTCTCCCCGACGATCAAGCTCAGCGCCAATCCCGAGACCTGCGCCGCCCTGGGCGAGCAGCTCGACTACGACGCGAGCCCGGCCTTCATTGGCCGGGAGAGCCTGGCGGAAGCGGCGCTCTCCCTGCGCCGCCGCCTGCTCGACATCGCCTCGGGCGAGGCGACCTGGGGGGAGATCACGCGGGAGGGGGACGAGGTGCTCAGCCGCTTCGGGCAGGCCCTGTGA
- a CDS encoding UxaA family hydrolase: MDTDAIRLEAADNVATVLRPVAAGESIRVACGADVRLLPAIDAIPMCHKISLLPIAQGQAVVKYGQAIGLASAPVEAGRHVHVHNLRSARAGGAS; the protein is encoded by the coding sequence ATGGACACGGATGCCATCCGCCTTGAGGCGGCGGACAACGTCGCCACCGTGCTGCGGCCCGTGGCCGCGGGCGAGTCCATCCGCGTGGCCTGTGGCGCCGACGTGCGGCTCCTCCCGGCCATCGACGCGATCCCCATGTGCCACAAGATCAGCCTCCTGCCGATCGCGCAGGGGCAGGCGGTGGTCAAGTACGGGCAGGCCATCGGGTTGGCCTCGGCACCCGTGGAGGCGGGGCGGCACGTCCACGTGCACAACCTCCGCAGCGCGCGGGCGGGAGGGGCGTCGTGA
- a CDS encoding FadR/GntR family transcriptional regulator — protein MKGGEFPTAARGRLADHAYNVLLHKIVTGEFREGDPLPSEKELCALFEISRPVVREALQRLREQGVITSRRGAGSFVQKALPEEVSSTQVVRKRQEMLENLEFRHAIEPQAAALAAERRLDSDLAAIQEAIDRYARAALEGSPAAHLDFRFHLAVATASHNRRFVDAICSVEQDISHGVNLSRFLSHFAHLERSRSVLADHTRILVAIRQKRPEEARRAMRAHLENARLRMIDAQPALADSA, from the coding sequence GTGAAGGGCGGCGAGTTCCCGACGGCGGCGCGCGGCCGGCTGGCCGACCACGCCTACAACGTGCTGCTGCACAAGATCGTCACTGGCGAGTTCCGGGAAGGCGATCCGCTTCCTTCGGAGAAGGAGCTGTGCGCCCTGTTCGAGATCTCGCGCCCCGTCGTGCGCGAGGCGCTGCAGCGACTGCGGGAGCAGGGCGTGATCACCTCGCGACGCGGGGCCGGGTCCTTCGTGCAGAAGGCGCTGCCGGAGGAGGTGTCGTCCACCCAGGTGGTCCGCAAGCGTCAGGAGATGCTGGAGAACCTGGAGTTCCGCCACGCCATAGAGCCCCAGGCGGCGGCCCTCGCGGCCGAGCGCCGGCTCGACTCCGACCTTGCCGCGATCCAGGAGGCGATCGATCGCTACGCGCGTGCCGCCCTCGAGGGCAGCCCCGCGGCGCATCTGGACTTCCGCTTCCACCTGGCCGTCGCCACGGCCTCGCACAACCGCCGCTTCGTCGACGCGATCTGCTCCGTCGAGCAGGACATCTCGCACGGGGTCAACCTGTCGCGCTTCCTGTCGCATTTCGCGCATCTGGAGCGAAGCCGCAGCGTGCTAGCCGACCACACCCGCATCCTCGTCGCCATCCGGCAGAAGCGGCCGGAGGAAGCCCGCCGCGCGATGCGCGCCCATCTCGAGAATGCCCGCCTGCGCATGATCGACGCGCAGCCGGCGCTGGCCGATTCCGCATAG
- a CDS encoding DUF1330 domain-containing protein has product MPAYVINDMEVTNPELLEEYKKLSPATVAKFGGRFLARGGPHGVLEGDWQPKRLVILEFPDRAQAEAWANSAEYAPAKQVRLRASRSNIVVVEGAAPPATPAGNPT; this is encoded by the coding sequence ATGCCTGCCTATGTCATCAACGACATGGAAGTCACCAACCCCGAACTGCTGGAGGAGTACAAGAAGCTCTCGCCGGCGACCGTGGCCAAGTTCGGCGGCCGCTTCCTCGCGCGCGGCGGCCCGCACGGCGTCCTGGAGGGCGACTGGCAGCCCAAGCGGCTGGTGATCCTGGAGTTCCCGGACCGGGCGCAGGCGGAGGCCTGGGCCAACTCGGCGGAATACGCGCCGGCCAAGCAGGTCCGGCTGCGTGCGTCCCGCTCCAACATCGTCGTGGTCGAGGGCGCCGCGCCGCCCGCCACCCCCGCAGGGAACCCGACATGA
- a CDS encoding EthD family reductase — protein sequence MSRTYVKRLGILKRRDDMTHEQFVAHWMGTHATLCKKLPGLRRYSVNLVDRERFAAFGYDGFSELWFDSEEDLHAAFASAEGRTLLADLPNFTSRIDPIISVETQMLWP from the coding sequence ATGAGCCGGACCTACGTCAAGCGCCTTGGCATCCTGAAGCGGCGCGACGACATGACGCATGAGCAGTTCGTCGCCCACTGGATGGGGACGCACGCGACCCTGTGCAAGAAGCTGCCAGGCCTGCGGCGCTATTCCGTGAACCTGGTGGACCGGGAGCGCTTCGCGGCCTTCGGCTATGACGGCTTCTCCGAGCTGTGGTTCGATTCCGAGGAGGACCTGCACGCCGCCTTCGCCAGCGCGGAGGGCCGGACGCTCCTCGCCGACCTGCCCAACTTCACCTCCCGCATCGACCCGATCATCTCGGTCGAGACGCAGATGCTGTGGCCATGA
- a CDS encoding glucose 1-dehydrogenase has protein sequence MSEVERGGTRLADKVAIVTGAGGGFGEGIARRFVAEGARVAVVDLRGEAAERVAASLGGAAIALQADVGSPQDVARVVAEARERLGTPGILVNNAGIAHRNKPLLEVTEEEFDRMFRVNVKSIFLFVNEIAPILRDAGGGVILNVGSTAGIRPRPGLTWYNATKGAVNLVSKSLAVELAPWRIRVNCISPVMGETGLLETFMGVPDTPENRAKFIGTIPLGRMSRPSDIANAALYLASDEAEFITGVDFPVDGGRTV, from the coding sequence ATGAGCGAGGTGGAGAGAGGCGGCACGCGGCTCGCCGACAAGGTCGCGATCGTCACCGGCGCGGGCGGGGGCTTCGGCGAGGGCATCGCCCGTCGCTTCGTGGCCGAGGGCGCCAGGGTCGCCGTGGTGGATCTGCGCGGGGAGGCCGCGGAGCGTGTGGCGGCCTCGCTGGGCGGGGCGGCGATCGCGCTCCAGGCGGATGTGGGCTCGCCCCAGGACGTGGCGCGGGTGGTGGCCGAAGCCCGGGAAAGGCTCGGCACGCCGGGGATCCTCGTCAACAACGCGGGCATCGCCCATCGCAACAAGCCGCTCCTGGAGGTGACGGAGGAGGAGTTCGACCGCATGTTCCGGGTGAACGTGAAGTCGATCTTCCTCTTCGTGAACGAGATCGCGCCCATCCTGCGCGACGCGGGCGGTGGCGTGATCCTCAACGTGGGTTCCACCGCCGGCATCCGGCCACGCCCCGGCCTCACCTGGTACAATGCCACCAAGGGGGCGGTGAACCTCGTCTCCAAGTCGCTGGCGGTCGAGCTGGCGCCCTGGAGGATCCGGGTCAACTGCATCTCGCCCGTGATGGGGGAGACGGGGCTGCTCGAAACCTTCATGGGCGTGCCGGACACGCCGGAGAACCGGGCAAAGTTCATCGGCACCATCCCCCTCGGCCGCATGTCGCGCCCGTCCGACATCGCCAATGCGGCGCTCTACCTTGCCTCCGACGAGGCGGAGTTCATCACCGGGGTCGACTTCCCCGTGGATGGGGGGCGGACGGTGTGA
- a CDS encoding SMP-30/gluconolactonase/LRE family protein, whose translation MTFRRIGSQRDILGESPVWDAEAQSLFWVDIRRPALRRLDRDGQVETRVMPDLVGSLALAGKGRLLVAFAGEVALYDWAASRTETVAVLPDRPPGHRFNDGRCDRQGRFWVGTMHNDTRAPEGTLFRLDGTRLTPVRDGICIPNSLAWSPDGRTMYFADSLRRAIEAHPFDPRTGVPQPGRDIARTSPPGFPDGSTVDAEGFLWNAEFHSARLVRYAPDGRIDRVVPTPVDRPTSCGFGGPALQTLYVTTTSQAMSETELREHPLAGALLAFEPGVPGLPEPLWKPAA comes from the coding sequence GTGACCTTCCGCCGGATCGGGTCGCAGCGGGACATCCTGGGCGAGAGCCCGGTCTGGGATGCGGAGGCCCAGTCGCTCTTCTGGGTCGATATCCGCCGCCCGGCGCTGCGCCGGCTCGATCGGGACGGCCAGGTCGAAACCCGCGTCATGCCCGACCTCGTGGGCTCCCTGGCGCTGGCGGGAAAGGGGCGCCTGCTCGTCGCCTTTGCGGGGGAGGTGGCGCTGTACGACTGGGCCGCCTCCCGCACGGAGACGGTGGCCGTGCTCCCCGACCGGCCGCCCGGTCACCGCTTCAACGACGGGCGCTGCGACCGGCAGGGCCGCTTCTGGGTCGGCACCATGCACAACGACACCCGCGCACCGGAGGGCACGCTGTTCCGCCTCGACGGCACGCGGCTCACTCCCGTGCGCGACGGCATCTGCATTCCGAACAGCCTGGCCTGGAGCCCGGACGGACGCACCATGTACTTCGCGGACTCGCTGCGGCGTGCCATCGAGGCACATCCCTTCGATCCGCGGACGGGGGTTCCGCAGCCGGGGCGCGACATCGCGCGAACCAGCCCGCCGGGCTTTCCGGACGGCTCGACGGTGGATGCGGAAGGCTTCCTGTGGAACGCCGAGTTCCATTCGGCCCGCCTGGTCCGCTACGCGCCGGACGGGCGCATCGACCGCGTTGTGCCCACGCCGGTCGACAGGCCGACGAGCTGCGGCTTCGGCGGGCCGGCGCTCCAGACCCTCTACGTTACCACCACCAGCCAGGCCATGAGCGAGACGGAGTTGCGCGAACATCCCCTGGCCGGCGCGCTGCTGGCCTTCGAGCCCGGCGTCCCCGGCCTGCCCGAACCCCTCTGGAAGCCCGCGGCATGA
- a CDS encoding mandelate racemase/muconate lactonizing enzyme family protein, whose amino-acid sequence MIRIARVEAFSFRVPIVQPIKVAFGTFRDRPAVYVRVTDEDGAQGWGEAWCNWPAVGAEHRARLVADIGERIAGCAFATPAEVFHRLEAELDVLVLQTAEVGPIAQALAGLDIAVWDLFARKQGVPLYRLLRDTPVADVPVYATGINPDEPERFALARQAEGHRAFKLKIGFGEALDLRNVHALRETLGPEAELMVDANQALDLPAALRMAEALAPFALRWLEEPLRVDRSAEEWAQLARLSPVSLAGGENLRGTDLLAAAKGHVLRVVQPDITKWGGITGNAPVATEAVARGKSFCPHVFGGGVALLAALHLLAAAGGDGTLEFDCHPNAARDLVVGTLLPVRDGQVPVPAGPGLGAVPDLDALSRYRTWPA is encoded by the coding sequence ATGATCCGCATCGCCCGGGTCGAGGCCTTCAGCTTCCGGGTCCCGATCGTGCAGCCGATCAAGGTCGCCTTCGGCACCTTCCGCGACCGGCCGGCCGTCTATGTGCGCGTCACGGACGAGGACGGGGCGCAGGGCTGGGGCGAAGCGTGGTGCAACTGGCCCGCCGTGGGCGCGGAGCACCGCGCCCGTCTCGTCGCCGATATCGGCGAGCGGATCGCAGGCTGTGCCTTCGCCACGCCCGCCGAGGTGTTCCACCGGCTGGAGGCGGAGCTGGACGTGCTGGTGCTGCAAACGGCGGAGGTGGGCCCGATCGCGCAGGCGCTGGCCGGCCTCGACATCGCCGTCTGGGACCTGTTCGCCCGGAAGCAAGGCGTGCCCCTCTACCGCCTGCTGCGCGACACCCCCGTGGCGGATGTCCCCGTCTATGCGACGGGCATCAACCCGGACGAACCGGAGCGCTTCGCCCTGGCCCGCCAGGCCGAGGGCCACAGGGCCTTCAAGCTGAAGATCGGCTTCGGCGAGGCGTTGGACCTGCGCAACGTCCACGCCCTGCGGGAGACGCTCGGCCCGGAGGCGGAGCTGATGGTGGATGCCAACCAGGCTCTCGACTTGCCGGCTGCGCTGCGGATGGCCGAAGCGCTTGCGCCCTTCGCCTTGCGCTGGCTGGAGGAGCCGCTGCGGGTGGATCGCTCCGCGGAGGAATGGGCGCAGCTCGCCCGGCTGTCTCCCGTGAGCCTGGCCGGGGGAGAGAACCTGCGCGGCACGGACCTTCTCGCAGCGGCGAAGGGCCATGTGCTGCGGGTGGTCCAGCCCGACATCACCAAGTGGGGCGGCATCACCGGCAACGCGCCGGTCGCCACGGAAGCGGTCGCGCGCGGCAAGTCCTTCTGCCCGCATGTCTTCGGCGGGGGTGTCGCGCTGCTGGCCGCGCTCCACCTCCTCGCCGCCGCGGGCGGGGACGGGACGCTGGAATTCGACTGCCATCCGAACGCCGCCCGGGATCTGGTGGTCGGCACGCTGCTGCCGGTGCGAGACGGACAGGTCCCGGTGCCGGCCGGCCCCGGCCTCGGCGCGGTGCCGGACCTGGATGCCCTGTCCCGCTACCGCACCTGGCCGGCATGA
- a CDS encoding N-acyl homoserine lactonase family protein, which yields MTEDTYEVLALRYATFAGRRRRDNLLRVDLHADAPYPLDFFIWVLRNAERVIVVDTGFDTREAARRNREVLLEPRDALAAAGIDAATVRDVIVTHMHFDHAGGITQFPNATFHLQDAEMAFATGRYMAHRHVAHPFGVEVTCDMVRAVYAGRVTFHDGEDVIAPNVTVHRVGGHSAGLQVVRVLTRRGWMVLASDAMHLYQNLLEENPFPLICHLGDMYEAFRTLHRLASGPTLIIPGHDPLVTRCFPALQAGTVFRLDASPIRLPSEMLAAPPDIA from the coding sequence ATGACCGAGGATACCTACGAAGTCCTGGCGCTTCGCTATGCCACCTTCGCGGGCCGTCGCCGGCGGGACAACCTCCTGCGGGTCGACCTGCATGCCGATGCGCCCTATCCGCTGGACTTCTTCATCTGGGTTCTTCGCAACGCGGAGCGGGTGATCGTCGTCGATACCGGCTTCGATACGCGGGAGGCCGCACGGCGCAACCGGGAGGTGCTGCTGGAGCCCCGCGACGCGCTCGCCGCCGCCGGGATCGATGCCGCGACGGTGCGCGACGTGATCGTGACACACATGCATTTCGACCATGCCGGCGGCATCACGCAGTTTCCCAACGCCACCTTCCACCTTCAGGACGCCGAAATGGCCTTTGCCACCGGTCGCTACATGGCGCACCGGCACGTCGCCCATCCCTTCGGGGTGGAGGTGACGTGCGACATGGTCCGCGCCGTCTATGCGGGCCGCGTGACGTTCCACGACGGCGAGGACGTCATCGCGCCCAACGTGACGGTCCATCGCGTCGGCGGCCACAGCGCGGGGCTGCAGGTGGTGCGGGTGCTGACGCGGCGGGGCTGGATGGTGCTCGCCTCCGATGCGATGCACCTCTACCAGAACCTCCTCGAGGAGAATCCCTTCCCCCTGATCTGTCATCTCGGCGATATGTATGAGGCGTTTCGCACCTTGCACCGCCTGGCGTCGGGGCCCACGCTGATCATCCCCGGTCACGATCCCCTGGTGACGCGATGCTTTCCGGCCCTGCAGGCCGGCACCGTGTTCAGGCTGGATGCCTCACCCATCCGGCTTCCAAGCGAGATGCTCGCAGCGCCCCCGGATATCGCATGA
- a CDS encoding ABC transporter permease produces the protein MSAPKTVPETVLVGEDAVAVARRRSWMAPFAGLGRLLGGFGGMVGAVLLGTLVASALLAPWIAPFDWNETGVGMRLAAPDGTHWMGTDLYGRDLFSRIVYGGRYSLSIGVATVAISLVFGASFGAMMGFFGGRLDSIGGRVVDVLLGFPPLVLAILVVAVLGVGLWTAGLAVGIAGIPRFARVVRGATLSITAQPYIDGARAAGTSVPMILLRHVLPNLMPTLIVLSTLELGGAILATATLSFLGLGAQPPTPEWGAMLNAGREYVRYAPGTMIFPGLALFLTVMGVNLIGDRLAEILDPRLRSRH, from the coding sequence ATGAGCGCGCCCAAGACGGTGCCCGAGACGGTCCTGGTGGGGGAGGATGCCGTCGCCGTCGCGCGCCGGCGGTCCTGGATGGCGCCCTTCGCCGGGCTGGGCCGGCTGCTGGGGGGCTTCGGCGGGATGGTGGGGGCGGTCCTGCTGGGGACGCTGGTGGCCTCTGCCCTGCTGGCCCCCTGGATTGCGCCCTTCGATTGGAACGAGACGGGCGTGGGCATGCGCCTGGCCGCCCCGGACGGGACCCACTGGATGGGCACCGACCTCTATGGCCGCGACCTGTTCAGCCGCATCGTGTATGGCGGCCGCTACTCGCTGAGCATCGGCGTTGCCACGGTGGCGATCTCGCTGGTCTTCGGCGCCAGCTTCGGCGCCATGATGGGCTTCTTCGGCGGGCGGCTGGATTCCATCGGCGGACGAGTGGTGGACGTGCTGCTGGGCTTCCCGCCCCTGGTCCTGGCCATCCTCGTCGTCGCGGTGCTGGGCGTGGGGCTCTGGACGGCCGGGCTGGCCGTGGGCATCGCCGGCATCCCGCGCTTCGCCCGCGTGGTGCGCGGCGCCACGCTGTCCATCACGGCACAGCCCTATATCGACGGCGCCCGCGCCGCCGGCACCAGCGTGCCGATGATCCTGCTGCGCCACGTGCTGCCGAACCTGATGCCGACGCTGATCGTGCTCTCCACCCTGGAGCTTGGCGGGGCGATCCTGGCCACCGCGACACTGAGCTTCCTGGGCCTGGGCGCGCAGCCCCCCACGCCCGAATGGGGGGCGATGCTGAACGCCGGGCGGGAGTACGTGCGCTATGCCCCGGGAACCATGATCTTTCCCGGCCTTGCCCTGTTCCTGACCGTGATGGGCGTGAACCTGATCGGCGACCGCCTGGCGGAGATCCTGGATCCTCGCCTGCGCAGCCGTCACTGA
- a CDS encoding ABC transporter permease → MNVRFLLRRLLAAIPTVVLTWAVVWGVMQLIPGDPVTLMLNGAPASEEVIANERARLGLDKPAWQQFGDFLLHAATGDLGTSYRTRQPVSEMILEQLPASLELAAGGLLVGLGLGVVLGVLAGLRPNGIFDTACMALALMGVSLPSFWIGMVLLHVFGTVLGWVPILGSGLDALILPSITLGLFLAGGLARLIRASVVEVMTQDYIRTGRAKGLPPRVLVPVHVLRNAMIAPLTLLGVQFALLIGGAVVTERVFARPGLGSMLVESVLTKDIPVVQALIAYTTMAYILVNLLVDLLYGLIDPRVRQGSA, encoded by the coding sequence GTGAACGTCCGCTTCCTGCTGCGTCGCCTGCTGGCGGCGATCCCCACCGTGGTCCTGACCTGGGCCGTGGTCTGGGGGGTGATGCAGCTGATCCCGGGCGATCCGGTGACGCTGATGCTCAACGGTGCCCCGGCCTCGGAGGAGGTGATCGCCAACGAACGCGCGCGCCTCGGCCTGGACAAGCCGGCCTGGCAGCAGTTCGGCGACTTCCTGCTGCACGCCGCGACCGGCGACCTCGGCACCAGCTACCGCACGCGGCAGCCGGTCTCGGAGATGATCCTGGAGCAGCTTCCCGCCTCGCTGGAGCTGGCCGCCGGCGGGCTGCTGGTGGGGTTGGGGCTGGGCGTGGTGCTGGGGGTCCTGGCCGGGCTGCGACCGAACGGGATCTTCGACACCGCCTGCATGGCCCTCGCCCTGATGGGTGTCTCGCTGCCCTCCTTCTGGATCGGGATGGTGCTGCTGCACGTCTTCGGCACGGTGCTGGGCTGGGTGCCGATCCTGGGCAGCGGCCTCGACGCGCTGATCCTGCCCTCGATCACGCTCGGCCTGTTCCTGGCCGGCGGCCTCGCGCGGCTGATCCGGGCGAGCGTGGTGGAGGTGATGACCCAGGACTACATCCGCACCGGCCGCGCCAAGGGCCTGCCGCCGCGGGTGCTGGTCCCCGTCCACGTCCTGCGCAATGCGATGATCGCGCCGCTCACCCTGCTCGGCGTGCAGTTCGCCCTGCTGATCGGCGGCGCGGTGGTGACGGAGCGTGTCTTCGCCCGCCCCGGCCTCGGCTCCATGCTGGTGGAATCCGTGCTGACCAAGGACATCCCCGTGGTGCAGGCGCTGATCGCCTATACCACCATGGCCTATATCCTGGTGAACCTGTTGGTCGACCTGCTCTACGGGCTCATCGACCCGCGCGTGCGGCAGGGGTCGGCATGA